GCGACTGCACTTCGGCATTAACAAGTGTTTCCGTGCTGCCACTGTTTTTTACCAACACCTTGGCCAAGGCATCTTTAATGGCTTGTTCAAGCTCAGCACTGCTTCTTGAACTGACAGCCACATCGGCCTCGTTCAAACGGCTGACCTGAACTGCCTCGGCGCCAACATGGCCAAACAGCAGCCCAAGACCTAATGCAACTTTGAGAAAGGATTTCATCATGAAAAATGGTCGTTCCCAACAATGATAGAGCGGCAGTGTAACATACTTACAGCGCGGCAACACAGCGACAAAAAGACGCGGCCGGGTCAGTTATTGGCCAATTTTGTCCTTGTAAGCCAAGGAGTTCACAAAAAAACGATCCTGACTTATCAAAATGCCAACAACTGGTAGAATGGGAAGATTTTTAACCCTACAGGATATAACAAAATGAATAGACTCCTGCTTCCCCTGCAGGGCGCACAAATGTTGTTTGTCGCCTTTGGGGCACTGGTGTTGATGCCGCTGTTGACGGGCCTGGATACCAGTGTTGCGCTCTTTACCGCCGGCATAGGCACCTTGTTGTTTCAGCTGATCACCCGCCGTCAGGTACCCATATTCCTCGCTTCCTCCTTCGCGTTCATTGCCCCGATCATGTACTCAGTGCAGATGTGGGGTGTGGCTGCAACTATGGGCGGCTTGGTCGCGGCTGGCTGTGTGTATCTGGTATTGTCCACGCTGGTAAAACTGCGGGGAGTTGGCTTTATCCATCGCCTGTTACCCCCCGTGGTGGTTGGTCCCGTGATCATTATCATTGGCTTGGGACTGGCGCCCGTCGCTGTGAATATGGCGCTCGGTAAGAGTGGCGATGGCAGCCTGGTATTGGTTGAAGGAAACACAGCCCTTATCATCTCGCTGCTGTCCCTTATCACCACAGTCTTGGTTGCCGTGCTGGCAAAAGGCCTACTAAAACTCATGCCCATTCTCGCCGGGATTTTGGTGGGTTATGTGGCCAGCCTTTTTTATGGCGTAGTAAGCTTTGATGCCATGACCAATGCCCCCTGGTTTTCCCTGCCAAGCTTTACAGCACCGGAATTCCACTGGCAGGCCATCCTCTTCATGATCCCCGTGGCCATTGCTCCTGCGGTCGAGCACATCGGCGACATCCTGGCTATCTCCAACGTGACCCGTAAAGACTTTATGAAAGACCCTGGCCTGCACCGCACCCTTGCCGGCGACGGGGTAGCCACCATTGCTGCAGCCGCCTTTGGCGGACCACCCAATACCACCTACTCGGAAGTGACAGGCGCGGTCACCTTAACCCGCAACTTCGACCCCAGGATCATGACCTGGGCAGCGATTGTGGCCATTTTGCTGGCC
This portion of the Shewanella amazonensis SB2B genome encodes:
- a CDS encoding uracil-xanthine permease family protein, with translation MNRLLLPLQGAQMLFVAFGALVLMPLLTGLDTSVALFTAGIGTLLFQLITRRQVPIFLASSFAFIAPIMYSVQMWGVAATMGGLVAAGCVYLVLSTLVKLRGVGFIHRLLPPVVVGPVIIIIGLGLAPVAVNMALGKSGDGSLVLVEGNTALIISLLSLITTVLVAVLAKGLLKLMPILAGILVGYVASLFYGVVSFDAMTNAPWFSLPSFTAPEFHWQAILFMIPVAIAPAVEHIGDILAISNVTRKDFMKDPGLHRTLAGDGVATIAAAAFGGPPNTTYSEVTGAVTLTRNFDPRIMTWAAIVAILLAFVGKLGALMQTIPVPVMGGIMCLLFGSIAAVGLNTLIRNQVDLACPRNLAIVGVTLVFGIGGMAFGIGSFSLTGISLCGIVAILMNLVLPPSAPEPESP